TCTCACACCAATGCTGGATGAACTGAGTTTTCACCCGACGTTGGCACGAGTCACTGATTGCAGTAAAACTATTCCAATTCCCTttatcaggcctggccaacctgtggctctccaggtgttgtgaaactacaactcctaGCATGCCCTGCAAGCTATTAGCTGGATAGCTAATagcaaagcatactgggacttgtagtttcaacacctggagagccacaggttggccaagcctgcGCTATAGCTATAAATGTAAACAAATCTCTGTTCTGCGacatacagtacaatataaaACAGGTAAGGATGAGAAAATAAGGTATTGTACATACCATACgtaaatagatatataaaaggCGCGTGAGGAACCTTTGTCCATGTAAATAGTTTTGGCACACGTTTTTCCGACGGTGAGGGGCAAACTTTATATCTACATGAATTTCTCTGGAGGTGGACCCCACATGGGAGCAGATGTAACAGCTTAAAAAAAAGGCAACAAGGTTCTCATGAGTCCAAAGTAAACCATCTTAGAGGGACCTGTGCTCCAGGCTATAGGGCATCCTCCAAATCCTGAGTTCGGCAGTTTCAGTGGTTCAAATTGTTTCCACAACCCTACAGTCATGTCAGGATCCAGAGAACAAGATTTACTTCACCTGGGGTTACAGATCAAGGACATCACactacacaatcagagcagtacACAGCAGCCGCTTTTCTTCTTCTGCGATTCTATGAACTGATGGATCTGAAAGGTAGGTTCACTCTGATGACTGGTCCTCTGCTTCAGTTCTCTGTGTAGGAGGAGAACACAGATTGTACACATCCCAAAACAGTGGCAAGAGAGCTTGTATATCTGAATAAGCtttaaacaatatacataattCAACATAGAATGTTATTTTGAAGGGTTAACCAACACCAATGAGGTCTTGTTTTTGCAGGGATTCTTAGATTGTGCATATATACTGGTTTCCTTGTAATCAGTTCTATAGAGGGATCATCAAGGACTGCTGTTGGAAGTTCAATGGGATAAAAATGATATTCAAGATGGCACTAGAGACCAAGAATGACCTATTATACTACACGCTTCACTTAACAGGGGAGAGGAGTTGTCCCgtgcaagctaatttctaggcATACAAAACTGCAAATACGTGTTTGTGGATTAATTCCTAGTAATAGCTCGATATGGCTCAGAGGACACAGCCAGGGGTTAAAACTTTCAAACTGAAAGGAAATCAATGTGTCActttgattatgttaaactctTCTGTTCTCCCTAGGGGGTGTTTGTAGACAACAGTCCAGACCCATGGTTCCAGATGAGCACCCTGTATCATTTTATGGTGGGTTGCAAAAGTTGAAGCCTTTGGAAATATCTTTCAGAACAGTAATATGCTACACACATCTGGGAAATCTCAGACATTTCAACTACTGAGACAGGCAGCTGGATTATATGTTAATGACGTATAATATTTTCTCCAATACCATGCGTAAAGGAGGCGTGTAtggtgtggtatgcagatgaagggaaacttatgacctgttgtgtggaggcaaaaaaatcatatttgtacACCATtcttgaaaagttaggacaggatAAATAAAACCTTATTGGAAAAGTATTCTCAACAGAGttataaaaccctaatttgcatttacgCAGACCTTTTCGTTCTGACATCAAAGGAAGAGGGGCTGGAGGCCCTGCAGCAtgtttttaaaactgtagtgtaactatgaaattgttcacttttgggagtcaatgtGTAATTGAAGTGTCCTTTTTTCCGCTTCTTCCAGCAACAGAAACTTGATCATACGTGAGTTTTAATCAATTCTgtgtttatcctttttattttaccagaaaccattgcattatacCTTTGTTTATCAATtgattaattgttttatctttagcattgtggatgtattttccatattaaattacacatgAGTTCAACGCTCTGTGTTCTTACCAAGTCACGCGACAGTTTTGTTAAAACGCTAAATAGTTGAAACAGGGAAAAACATTGTACTATATGGTAACTCCAATTAAAGTCAGTTGTGATAGATTTGTTTTAAGGGTGAACCAAAGGCTTTCTGAATAAGtatcagctcttcacaaaaaaaccttggtggtggcaaaTTGCCAAGACAAAActtgtgtgtggcatagatatggaaggatttaataattttagacaaaccaggtggttgtttttgatcaacccttaaacacacacacacacacacacacacgtcataaCAGGCTCTGGTGAGAGCTGATTGTGACAAGAGTTATCATAGAAGTTACATATTCTTAGATCTGTAATTCAAAATGACTAATTATTGttaattgttttattacaaaCTAGGGATATTAAGTGGTTAACATGAAGAAACCTGAAGGCAGTTGTCCAAGATTCCTAGATTGTAAGGTTGACAAATAAGAGGAATGGAGAGAAGTAGAAGACAGAGGTACACATGGCCGAATGTAAAGAAATGTTTATAATGGTAGTCAACTCATGAAAGGGAATAAATAGAGAACAAATACTAATGTGGTATTGCAAGAAATAAGTGTACAACAGTGAATCAAATGACCGAACTGGTCGCTTACCAATGTGTGACCACAAAATCATAAATGGACATAATAAAATTACATCTATGTATGAGCCCTACTGTAAGATCAGGTCATAGGGGGCCACATACAAAACACAATGCTGTATTAATTTgttttagtagacaaagaaaaaaaaaaagaaaaagggaagcTGTCATACTGCTGTGTGGGAGTATGTACATGGGAGATGGGGCTTATATGGGATACTGTGTCTAGATGACAGAAGCTGTAGGTATTCTGCAAACACAGTTCCACAACAAATGAGGTAcgttatgtttttttaataaacattttttattgagtTTATCAAAAGATATATTGATTTTCACTCTTGTAAACTAGTCATGTAAGATAAGCATATGCAGGTATTCCCACCACTCATATTATAGTCATCTAATGTACTCACTTAGCCACAGCAGTAAATGCCAGTTCCACATTCAAACCAGTCTTTGCACTAGTCTCCATGAAAGGGATTCCATACTCCTATATACCAAAGATAAGGGAAAGGAGGAAGAAATTCAAAAGATTACAGTCAGTGTACTGGGGAGAAATGGTTATATAGCCCTGTTTTGTATGTCATTTCTGACCTTCGCCAAGGACTCCCCATCTTCAGTTCTGATGACACGTCCATTAGTCACATCACTCTGCAAACCAGACGGTACAGAAGCCCTTAGAATTAAATATCAGAAGGCAAAACAATGATCGCTTGCGCTATACAGACAGACATCTAGGTAAAGGCACCAGAGGGGAATTTGGAATATAAGCCAttccaaatatatttaaaaaacacacacacgaaacaaaaacaaaaaaaacacaaaaaaccatCATGATATAGTAACAAACCCAAAACGAACACAACAATGAAAACTTTCTGTATAAAGGCAGAAAGCTACCGAAGGTCATCTAACTGCAATTCCACACTTTTGTAGGTCATATTTTATAGGTCAAAGGCATCCTGTCAATAAATCTTCTTTAGGGactaataatgtattgcagcAATGGGACTACCAATGTTTTATCTCCCAAGTAAGATCACTACTTCTGCTTTTTCAGATTTTCATCATACATTCTATACAGTATAAGCCTTAGAACTGTGCCGCATGCTGGTGCTCTGATCTCATGCAGTCTGATTTGTGGCCTCTTGGTCCACGTGTGAGGCTCCTGATCATCATCCAGGTGGCCACCACTGCCTTTGGAggccattattatttttttgcggcCAAAACAATATATTGCTagtaaatttatattatatttctggGCACTATGAAAAAGGGACTATACGGAAGGGCACATTAATAGTAGAGTATTATAAAGTTGTATATTTATTACAGATAGTTTGAAACTACAGTTATTTTTGCCCTCAATTTTTCACTCAAACCATAGCAACACATTATTATTCACTTTCTGGCTTACAcaaatgctgtgttacattagATACAGATATTTAGCATTGTGTGTGCGGGACAGTAGAGTGGTTATCACAAGCCAGAGATATGCAGCAAAACAGGAAGTTACACATACCTTGTTGCCAAGCAACATTATGACCACATCCTTGTTTGAAAATTCATGAACCTCTGTAAGCCAGGCCTAAGAAACAACGTAGGAGTCACAAAGAAACAAAAAGCCCCACAaagagagagagcaggagagtcacAATGAGTGGGTTATAGTACAAGGTTATACAGCCTTTGGTACATAAATTGGATAAATGTCAGCCAGTGACCATTTTATGTAATTAACATTGAAAACATATTTGCTCATTGTCTGATTAAACACCATTGGCTACCACTTCAAGCAGGATTTAAAATAAGTTCTAAACACAGTAAGTGACCAacacaaaatagtaaaataatttgcAAGCTGACACTTATTGGATTGTCTAAATACATTGTATTATTGGTAcatctaacttttttttttttttaattacttttaatcaatgtactttttatttttgtattttaaaaggtTTTGTTTTCTGTGGCGGAAGTCCTATTTTCTACTGAACTCCTACTGCTAACTGCACAATAGCTCTTGATGTCTCATTTGCTTTTTGACTATTTATAATATGACCTTCTATCACTACACTTCCCTCTTATTGTTAGGATATTGCCAAGTCCATCATAGAGAAACCTGCTGGAGTAAAACCTCTGCATGAGGTTATTTGAGGAGCTGGTGTTTTGTACTATTTGGGGCAGTAGGTGAATATGGGGGAGAAAGCACTTATGTGGTCCAGGAATGTCCCTTGTATCCAACAGAGGCCTCCCAGCATGTCTGTCCCtggcagtgggcgtgaccagttgTAGTCACTAATGTGACCACAACATGGACAAGTACTTGCCCGACTTAAGGGCGAAGCTGCCAATCACAAAAGAATGTTAAGACCGAAGGTTTTAAGTCACTAGCTGCCAGAATCGCGAAGAATGCAAAAGCCGGCACAcgaagtcatgtgactttctgggactattattaggggtgttaacgGAGTAATGCAACGTTGAGTACCAAGAAAAACTTTTTGCCTTTTGGCTATTTATAATGTGACCTTATGTCACTACTTAATTCTTATTTATTGGATGATGCCAAGCTCCACCAGAAAGAAGCCTGCTGAAGTAAAACCTCTGCCCGGGTAAGTGATATAGTCTGTTACAGCTTGCTGGAAGATGTGTAACATACTTGAAGCTACGTGACACAGAGATATACTTTGGTAGGACAGGGACAGTGTAGAAATAGGTTTACACACATTTATAGGGTTTTTTATTACATACACGGATGTTCTCAAATGACGTCTTGCTTGTGATGTCATACAACAGGAGCAGAGCTGGGGACAGGAGAGACAAGTTACCAGCACCAGCCAATGTCTCCATGCTTTTCTAATATCCATATGTTCACTTACCCTGTGCATCCCTGTAATAAGCATGTGTGACACTCCGAAAGCGCTCCTGACCAGCCGTGTCCCAGATCTGCAGGGTGTTAAGCAGGACACATAAGACAGTCACCTTAATTGTGCATGCTGCGTGGAACAAAGTAGTAAACGATCTTGGTGCACCAAAGGGAATCAGTACGGTTAGTTGATTGTATTTTAGCTAGTTATACAAAAGCCCTACACTGCATTGATGCTGGCGACATGacgaggtatatttactaaactgcgggttttgaaaAGAGGGGAgatgtgtagaatgtactaaataaatgataactagaatctgattagttgctataagcaacatctccactttttcaaacacacagtttagtaaacctagccctaaCACTAAGAACAATTAGCAAGGTGTTTTATCCGTCCATATACACCATTttgctgtaaaaaataaataaataaaataaaaaatagttgagCTGTGAgaataaagtaaaacattttaacaTATAAATAGATCCTTGGTCTAGTCATTTTCTACACTTACATCATCATAGTCAGAGCTGTAGACTACGAACATTGTTAGCCAATAAGTCCGGTCTAACTTGGGCCACTGGAATTTTGTAACATACATATCGTTGTCTTAATTCCAGTAATGCCTTACTTATGGCCCCAATACTGACTGATCGCAAGGTGGATTGTAACTGATCCGACAATGGTAAACTGAAAAACTAACAAAATACCACCGTACTAGATTATAAATTCCACTATTTCTTGTGTCCACTCCCtcctaaaattatatatatttgggCAGTAATCCAATTAATCGCCATTCTCTTTATGGAGGTGCTAACACCAAGTTTAATTTCTGACCagctttaaacaaaaaaacaaggggAGTAAATTTATGTGGTGACTGAAggacaaaaataatatatattatattaaaatcatcatctatttattttaaagattAAAATCTATTGATTTCATACCAAAGTCCATTTAAattcagtaaataaaatatatagcaagTGATTTAAAACATTCCAATGTATGCCTCTATTATTTTCTCTATAAATATGTTACTTATTTAGCTTTGAGTGGCTCAGCTGAACGCCGGAAACCAAATACAAATGGAGTTAGACAGAAGAGGACATGCTCTGGTCGCCCCGAAACCTAAGAAATGTGATCAGGATTCGTCCATCCAGTGCTAATACCATTTTCTTATGCACATAAACTACTTTGAGAAAATATGCTTTCATACAGCCTCTTCTGCACTGACCATAGGTGGCAGAGGGGTAATAATTCTGTATAGATGTGATTATAATAAGTCCTTCTAGGTTCATTTTTTGTTTCATTCTGCTGCTGCCTTGTAATAACACATTCGCTTATTCAGTTTCCTTATGTATCAGCTGTTCCCCAAACATCTTCCATTGTAAGCTCATCTGGGCAGGTccatctttaccttttgtttcagGTCATTTGTTTACCTCATGACCCCTCAGTGTACAGCACTGCACAgtatgtcagcgctttataaagATAAGTAATAATCAGATTACAGGAACACAGGTTATGGATGTGATCGTATTGAGCAGTCACTATTGTTAACATATTGTTGATGCAAATATGAACACATGAATGAAACGTTATATTTTAGGAATATATTTAG
The nucleotide sequence above comes from Mixophyes fleayi isolate aMixFle1 chromosome 6, aMixFle1.hap1, whole genome shotgun sequence. Encoded proteins:
- the RAB37 gene encoding ras-related protein Rab-37 isoform X1, with the protein product MEKQSEGAQSPNYNEDLQHKTILVGDSSVGKTSLLVQFDQGKFLPGSFTSTVGIGFTVMLLGDSGVGKTCFLIQYKDGAFLSGAFLSTVGIDFRVRVPSQNKLITVDGLKVNLQIWDTAGQERFRSVTHAYYRDAQALLLLYDITSKTSFENIRAWLTEVHEFSNKDVVIMLLGNKSDVTNGRVIRTEDGESLAKEYGIPFMETSAKTGLNVELAFTAVAKELKQRTSHQSEPTFQIHQFIESQKKKSGCCVLL
- the RAB37 gene encoding ras-related protein Rab-37 isoform X4, whose amino-acid sequence is MEKQSEGAQSPNYNEDLQHKTILVGDSSVGKTSLLVQFDQGKFLPGSFTSTVGIGFTNKLITVDGLKVNLQIWDTAGQERFRSVTHAYYRDAQALLLLYDITSKTSFENIRAWLTEVHEFSNKDVVIMLLGNKSDVTNGRVIRTEDGESLAKEYGIPFMETSAKTGLNVELAFTAVAKELKQRTSHQSEPTFQIHQFIESQKKKSGCCVLL
- the RAB37 gene encoding ras-related protein Rab-37 isoform X3 → MFVATNGELPVSLNSSKFYGTLGSLYDLTCKVMLLGDSGVGKTCFLIQYKDGAFLSGAFLSTVGIDFRVRVPSQNKLITVDGLKVNLQIWDTAGQERFRSVTHAYYRDAQALLLLYDITSKTSFENIRAWLTEVHEFSNKDVVIMLLGNKSDVTNGRVIRTEDGESLAKEYGIPFMETSAKTGLNVELAFTAVAKELKQRTSHQSEPTFQIHQFIESQKKKSGCCVLL
- the RAB37 gene encoding ras-related protein Rab-37 isoform X5, producing MLLGDSGVGKTCFLIQYKDGAFLSGAFLSTVGIDFRVRVPSQNKLITVDGLKVNLQIWDTAGQERFRSVTHAYYRDAQALLLLYDITSKTSFENIRAWLTEVHEFSNKDVVIMLLGNKSDVTNGRVIRTEDGESLAKEYGIPFMETSAKTGLNVELAFTAVAKELKQRTSHQSEPTFQIHQFIESQKKKSGCCVLL
- the RAB37 gene encoding ras-related protein Rab-37 isoform X2; the encoded protein is MLLGDSGVGKTCFLIQYKDGAFLSGAFLSTVGIDFRNKLITVDGLKVNLQIWDTAGQERFRSVTHAYYRDAQALLLLYDITSKTSFENIRAWLTEVHEFSNKDVVIMLLGNKSDVTNGRVIRTEDGESLAKEYGIPFMETSAKTGLNVELAFTAVAKELKQRTSHQSEPTFQIHQFIESQKKKSGCCVLL